From the Capnocytophaga sp. oral taxon 878 genome, the window TAATATTCTGGTAGTCACACACTTGTATCTCCGGATACTGTGCAATACCATCAGCGTTTATCCGGCGTTCGCCTACTTTCTCTTCAAACAAAAATCCATTTGTATACACGCGGTGTTGTAGTGGTATGGTGCGCACACTCACCTTCTCATCCTCGTACAGCAGTTCAGAAGTGTTCCCCGTTAATTCATGAAAATACAACGGAAAAGGTGTATAAGCACCCCCAAGTTTTAGCACCAGTAGCACGGCCTCTTTTATCCCCTTAGGCCCATATATGTGCATCTCTGCCTCACGTCCCAACAGCTGGAAAGTCGATATCAACCCAAAAAGACCATAAAAATGATCTCCGTGCAGATGCGAAATAAAAATATGCTTTATACGCGCAAACTTAGCATTAGCATTGCGCAATGCTATCTGGGTTGCCTCACCACAGTCTATCAAAAACAAGTGCCCCCGCATCTCCAGCAGCTGCGCCGAAGGACGGGCGTTAGCACGCGGACTCGCACTATGGCAGCCCAGAATTGTTATTTCCATAAGTCACGTTCTATTTCGTCCAATTCAATCAGGTCTATAGCCTCTTGCAGCGTAGGGGCTATATGCATCTCCACCTCCAAAGCCTCCAACGCAAGGGGCTTATTCACCACAGCTATCGTCTTTTTATGCGCTTTGTCGTGTTCTTTAGCAAGGCTTATCAGTGGTTTGAGGTCTTTCTTTTGCCATTTGTCTGTTTCTCCCAGCTCTATCACTATGTGGTTATCCGGCAAAGGAATCTCCTTAAGCCCTGTTATCCAGTCTGCTATCTCTCTCTTGCTAAGGGTAATTATTGTAGGCTCTATCATCTTTAAATCTTTTGCAAGCTATCCCCAACCTCTCTTTTAAGGTCTGTATATCTTCTGTAATAGTCTATTTATTGGCGCAAAAATACAAATATATTTTGAAATAACAAAAACCAAACATTTTTCTACCTCCCTACCCCCTCATCTTACCTCCTACCTTTTACCTATTACCTATTACCTTCTATCCCCTGTCTCCTATCTCTTGTCTCCTGTCTATTACCTCTTACCTCCAATTATCAAATTCGCATCTTTTTTCCATTTTTATTGCCGAATCCTCAAAAATCCACATTCCCCACACCTTACCTCTTATCTCTTGTCTATCACATTGATAATCAACCTATTTCAATCCTCACTCACACCCCAGCTACCATACAGCCATCCCCTAACTTGATCGAACGATGAACGAACTATAAACGAACTATAAACGAACTATAAACGAAGAACACATCCACCTCCCTGATTATCAACCCCTTCATTTCCATCCTCTATTTTTGTCAAATCCACAACAAAATCCCCCAAATCCCCCTTTTTCCTCATTCACCCCTAACTCCTATCCCCTCCCTCCTTCCCCCTCTCTCCTAACTCCTATCCCCTAAAACTCCTATCCCCTCTCTCCTAACTCCTATCCCCTAAAACTCCTTCCCCTAAAACCCCTACCTCCCAGCTTATTACCCCTTTTCTCACTTTACAATCTTGTTCCACCCTGTTACAACTTCTTGCCCACCTGCTCATTCCTACCCTAACTTTGCACCGCAATAACAAAGTATCACCCTTAGGCAGCGCGCACCTAAACCCTGATACCCCAAACTAACACATAATGGAATTACTTACACAACCCATCGTAACCTTCATCAGTATGCTCCTATCAGCCTTTGTAGGCTGGCTCTTCGGCCGCCCCAAGCAAAGGTTAGAACTACAAAGCAGCGAGCTCGATAATGTCGATAAAGCAGTACGCATATACCGCGAAATGATCGACGATCTCGGCGCCAAATACGCCAAAGCCATTGCCGACCTTAATGAGGCTAACCAACGCATCCGCGAACTCGAAAACTCTTTAGAAAAACTCTTAAAAAAAACAGTAAACTAATGAACAACAAAACAAAAATCCCCGCCAATGTACGTAACTTCTACACCACGTACGCCCCCTATGCACGCCAAACCGAGCAGCATACCGGTATCTCTCACCTTTTTATCTTAGCACAAGCCGCCTTGGAAAGCGGCTGGGGTGCCCACGCCCCTGGCAATATGTTCTTCGGCATAAAGGCTACCCCCAGCACCCCTGCCCATCAGCGCCAGCTGTTAGTAACTACCGAGGTGCTCCCTGCGCCTCCCAAGGCAGGCGCCTTCCCTCAGCTCATCAGCCTACAGCCCCTGCCCAATGGTAAGTACCTCTGTGTCGTGAAGGACTGGTTCTGTAAGTACGCCTCTCCTGCCGAGAGTTTTACCGCCCACGCCCAGCTATTCCTCCGCCACACACGCTACGCTCAGGCACTCAAAGTCAAAGCCAACCCCTATGCCTTTGCCGATGCCATAGCCCGCGCTGGCTATGCTACCGATCCTCTTTACGCCCAAAAGCTTAAGCAGCTCATCACTCTCTTAGAAGAGGCCGAAACAGTCCTTGCTACCCCCGCCTCCAAGCCCACCCCGCTGCCTATAAAGGCACTCACCCCACTTCTCATCTTTGCACTTTTGTTAGGAGGGTGCCGTGCCAAAAAAGATGTGCAGCAGCACCACCATCAGCAGCTCCTCCTTACCGATACCCTTAGCCACCAGCAGGCACTATGGCGCACCCAAAGGCTGCTGCACACCACCGTACAACAGCTCTCTGCCCAGGTCGAAACCTTTAAAGATTCCTTAGGGCATAGCTATATGAAGCTGCACACCATCACCACCCACCATCACCACCTTACCGATACCCTCCAGCAGCAGCAGGCTCACCACCAGCTCCAAAGCAGTGCCTTAGAGCAGCACAGCAGCTCGCAGTATGTTCAAAAACAGACTCCCCACTACCCTCGCTGGCTCTACTGGCTACTTGGCGCAGCCTTAATAGTAGCTTTGGTTAGAAAAAAATAATCTGCTAGTATGCTAATATTTAAAAATATTTTGTACCTTTGCCTCATCAATAATAGCCCTCTATCCGCCCGAAAAGCAGTAGCACAGGCCTATACTTGCCTACCCTTCGGGCGGATAAGGGTCAAAAAATACTATTATGGAAGATCACCACCATAACCACGACCATCACCATCATCACCACCATCACCATGAGGTAGCCAACCTTAGCAGCCTAAACCGCGCTTTTTATATAGGTATAGCCCTTAATCTGTTATATACTATAATCGAGTTTGGGGTAGGGTATAAGGTCAATTCTTTAGCCCTAATGTCCGATGCCACCCATAACCTAAGTGATGTTGCCAGCTTGGTAATCTCCCTCATCGGTATGAAGTTAGCCCACAAAGCAGCTACCAAGCTCTATACCTATGGCTATAAAAAAGCCTCTATCTTAGCCTCTCTTATAAACGCCGTACTACTGATGTACATCGTTGTTAAGATTATTATCGAAGGGGTCGAACGCCTTGCCAATCCACCCGAAATGGTCGGCACAGCCATTATGATTACCGCCTTCATAGGGGTTATTATCAATGCCGTTTCAGCCTTCTTGTTCTATAAGGGGCAGCAAACCGATATCAATATCAAGGGCGCATTCCTCCACCTAATGCTCGATGCTTTAGTGTCAGTAGGGGTAATAGTTTCAGGCGCTATCGTCTATTTCACAGGCTGGAACATTGCCGATCCTATTAGCAGCTTCGTAGTAGCTATAGTCATACTATTCTCCACTTGGGGGCTGCTCAAAGAGAGTGTCAAGCTCATTTTAGATGGTGTCCCTCATGATATTGATGGCACACACATCAAAACCCTGATGGAAGCACACCCTATGGTAGCCGAAGTACACCACCTGCATATTTGGGCGCTAAGTAGCTCACAAAATGCTCTTACCGCTCATATAGTCCTCAAAGAGTGCGTCAGCTTAGAAACCTTTATACAAATAAAAGCAGAACTTAAGCACACCCTTTTAGATGAGCATATCAGCCACGCAACCCTTGAGCTCGATACCGCCAAATGCAAAGAAAAAAACTGCGAAATATAATTGTTAATCGTTAATTAGTAATCGTTTTGCCTTCTTACAAAAAAATATTTGAAAATAACCGGCAATGGCTCGAGATGCGCAAAGCCTCCGATCCTCATTTCTTTGAAAAACTTGCCGAAGACCAAAACCCCGATTACCTCTACATAGGCTGTTCCGATAGCCGCGTAGCTGCCGAAGAGCTTATGGGCGTCGGGCCTGGTAAAATATTCGTACATCGCAATATTGCCAACGTAGTCAATACCCTCGATATGAGCTCTGCCGCCGTAATACAATACGCTGTCGAGCATCTCAATGTAAAGCATATTATAGTATGCGGCCATTATGATTGTGGCGGGGTCAAAGCCGCTATGCAAGCCAAAGACTATGGGCTGCTCAACCCTTGGCTCCGAACCATTCGTGATGTCTATCGCCTATACCAAGAAGAACTCGATGCCATTCCCGATATAGAAGCCCGCCACCGCCGCTTGGTCGAGCTCAATGTCTTTGAACAGTGCTTTAATGTAACCAAAATGGCAGTAGTGCAAGAAAGCTACCTAAAATACCAAACCCCCGAGGTACACGGCTGGGTCTTTGATATCCATTCAGGCGAACTTATTGATTTACATATCGACTTTAAAGCCCTCTTACACAAAATACAACATATTTACGACCTTACAGGTCAAGAATGGTACCGCCCATCAAAATAAAACCTTCTAAACTAACTGATGTAATGTAATTTAAACTATGAAAATCGTATTTGAAGAGGAATCTTTAAAAGAATTATGTGAAAAATCAAAATGAAAATATAGTTCCTTTTGTTGCAACTCATCCTGGTGAGATACTTGCCGATGAAATAGAAGCAAGAGGACTTACAGAAAAAGAATTAGCAACTCAGCTAAAAGTTACCGATGCTTACTTAGAACTTATACTCAAAGGGCAAAATGAAGTAACTGAAGAGTTTGCTTTTCGCTTGGAAAAAGTATTGGGTATTCCAGTGCAGTTTTGGCTCGCTATGCAAGAAAACTATTACGAAGATACACGGCAGATAGAAGCCAAAACATATCAATTAACACATAACACTGTAACCCATACCTAAAAACTAAACAAATTTAAAATTTTATAACTAATGGAAGATTTTATTCTTTATTTCGTCATTTTTTTAGCAGTAGTATTCTTGCTATCCACTTTCTTTACAGTACGCCAGCAAACAGCCGTTTCTGTAGAGCGTTTTGGTAAATTCCAAAGCATTAGGCATTCAGGCTTGCAAATGAAAATCCCCGTGATTGATAAAATAGCAGCTCGTATCAGCCTCAAAATCCAACAGCTCGATGTAATTGTCGAAACCAAAACACTCGACGATGTATTTGTGAAAATTAAAGTATCAGTGC encodes:
- a CDS encoding carbonic anhydrase, yielding MPSYKKIFENNRQWLEMRKASDPHFFEKLAEDQNPDYLYIGCSDSRVAAEELMGVGPGKIFVHRNIANVVNTLDMSSAAVIQYAVEHLNVKHIIVCGHYDCGGVKAAMQAKDYGLLNPWLRTIRDVYRLYQEELDAIPDIEARHRRLVELNVFEQCFNVTKMAVVQESYLKYQTPEVHGWVFDIHSGELIDLHIDFKALLHKIQHIYDLTGQEWYRPSK
- a CDS encoding glycoside hydrolase family 73 protein, encoding MNNKTKIPANVRNFYTTYAPYARQTEQHTGISHLFILAQAALESGWGAHAPGNMFFGIKATPSTPAHQRQLLVTTEVLPAPPKAGAFPQLISLQPLPNGKYLCVVKDWFCKYASPAESFTAHAQLFLRHTRYAQALKVKANPYAFADAIARAGYATDPLYAQKLKQLITLLEEAETVLATPASKPTPLPIKALTPLLIFALLLGGCRAKKDVQQHHHQQLLLTDTLSHQQALWRTQRLLHTTVQQLSAQVETFKDSLGHSYMKLHTITTHHHHLTDTLQQQQAHHQLQSSALEQHSSSQYVQKQTPHYPRWLYWLLGAALIVALVRKK
- a CDS encoding ribonuclease Z; its protein translation is MEITILGCHSASPRANARPSAQLLEMRGHLFLIDCGEATQIALRNANAKFARIKHIFISHLHGDHFYGLFGLISTFQLLGREAEMHIYGPKGIKEAVLLVLKLGGAYTPFPLYFHELTGNTSELLYEDEKVSVRTIPLQHRVYTNGFLFEEKVGERRINADGIAQYPEIQVCDYQNIKNGKDIVLEDGTTVPNAELTFEPHRPQSYAYCSDTLYFEALAESIRGARVVYHESTFLQVNEELAAKTMHSTAQQAGLTARNAGAEALILGHYSSRYADMNLFKKEAEEVFKNVFLAEDGKKFVFN
- a CDS encoding HigA family addiction module antitoxin, which gives rise to MKNQNENIVPFVATHPGEILADEIEARGLTEKELATQLKVTDAYLELILKGQNEVTEEFAFRLEKVLGIPVQFWLAMQENYYEDTRQIEAKTYQLTHNTVTHT
- a CDS encoding cell wall anchor protein; the encoded protein is MELLTQPIVTFISMLLSAFVGWLFGRPKQRLELQSSELDNVDKAVRIYREMIDDLGAKYAKAIADLNEANQRIRELENSLEKLLKKTVN
- a CDS encoding cation diffusion facilitator family transporter, with the protein product MEDHHHNHDHHHHHHHHHEVANLSSLNRAFYIGIALNLLYTIIEFGVGYKVNSLALMSDATHNLSDVASLVISLIGMKLAHKAATKLYTYGYKKASILASLINAVLLMYIVVKIIIEGVERLANPPEMVGTAIMITAFIGVIINAVSAFLFYKGQQTDINIKGAFLHLMLDALVSVGVIVSGAIVYFTGWNIADPISSFVVAIVILFSTWGLLKESVKLILDGVPHDIDGTHIKTLMEAHPMVAEVHHLHIWALSSSQNALTAHIVLKECVSLETFIQIKAELKHTLLDEHISHATLELDTAKCKEKNCEI